In Erigeron canadensis isolate Cc75 chromosome 1, C_canadensis_v1, whole genome shotgun sequence, a single window of DNA contains:
- the LOC122602353 gene encoding abscisic acid receptor PYL2, whose amino-acid sequence MNSSSSSSIPQGLTQDEYKNLQPLINRYHMFDKMPNTCTSLITQRIDAPAHVVWPLVRTFDNPQRYKHFIKSCKMVIGDGGVGSVREVTVISGLPASTSTERLELVDEEKHIISFRVVGGEHRLNNYLSVTSVNEFIKNNNENGENKGEVYTIVLESYIVDIPAGNTVEDTKMFTDTVVKLNLQKLGVVSMSCLHGGGGGNIG is encoded by the coding sequence AtgaattcatcatcatcatcatcaattccACAAGGTCTAACTCAAGATGAATACAAAAACTTGCAACCATTAATAAACAGATACCACATGTTTGACAAAATGCCAAACACATGCACTTCTCTCATCACTCAACGAATTGACGCGCCGGCCCACGTGGTTTGGCCCTTAGTCCGTACCTTCGATAACCCACAAAGATACAAACATTTTATCAAAAGCTGTAAAATGGTCATCGGAGACGGCGGCGTCGGGAGTGTCCGTGAAGTCACCGTGATTTCGGGGTTGCCGGCTTCCACAAGTACGGAAAGACTGGAATTGGTagatgaagaaaaacatattataagTTTTAGAGTTGTGGGTGGGGAACATAGATTGAATAATTATTTGTCAGTTACTTCTGTTAatgaatttattaaaaataataatgaaaatggtGAAAATAAGGGGGAAGTTTATACAATTGTGTTGGAATCGTACATTGTGGATATACCCGCGGGGAATACAGTTGAGGATACCAAGATGTTTACGGATACTGTTGTTAAATTGAATCTTCAAAAGTTGGGTGTTGTTTCTATGTCTTGTTTGCATGGTGGCGGAGGTGGAAATATTGGGTGA
- the LOC122602345 gene encoding protein NDL2-like: MADSSDSISIDMETSSIAGKEHLVKTSNGFVTVAIFGDQDKPALVTYPDLALNHMSCFQGLFLCPEAFSLLIHNFCIYHISPPGHEVGAAAMSFNDSVLSVDDLADQVAEVLDYFGLGAVMCMGVTAGAYILTLFAIKYTRRVLGLILVSPLCKAPSWTEWLCNKLLANILYYYGMCGLIKELLLIRYFSKEVRGGAIIPETELVHSCRRLLSERQSSNVLHFLEAINGRPDITEGLKRLQCRSLIFVGENSPFNSESLHMTSKLDRRFSALVEVQGCGSIVTEEQPDAMLIPLEYFLMGYGFYRPSQMNVSPRSPLSPTSISPELYTPESMGLKLKPIKTRLSQV, from the exons atggcgGATTCAAGCGATTCTATCTCCATTGATATGGAAACCAGCTCTATTGCCGGAAAG GAGCACCTTGTAAAAACCTCCAATGGATTTGTTACTGTTGCCATATTTGGGGACCAGGACAAGCCAGCTCTAGTTACATATCCCGATTTAGCTTTAAATC ATATGTCTTGTTTCCAAGGTCTATTCTTATGTCCTGAAGCATTTTCTCTGTTAATTCATAATTTTTGCATATACCATATTAGCCCCCCTGGCCATGAG GTCGGAGCTGCTGCCATGTCCTTTAATGATTCAGTGTTATCTGTTGACGACTTAGCTGATCAGGTTGCTGAGGTTCTTGACTATTTTGG ACTCGGTGCTGTTATGTGCATGGGAGTAACAGCTGGTGCATACATACTCACCTTGTTTGCT ATAAAATATACACGCCGTGTGCTTGGTCTCATACTTGTTTCTCCTCTATGTAAAGCACCTTCTTGGACGGAATGGTTGTGTAACAAG CTATTGGCAAACATACTTTACTACTACGGGATGTGTGGTCTGATAAAGGaattactgctaatccgctaTTTCAGCAAG GAAGTTCGCGGAGGAGCTATAATTCCAGAAACAGAACTAGTTCATTCATGTAGAAGA TTACTTAGTGAGAGACAGAGTTCAAACGTGCTCCACTTTCTTGAAGCCATTAACGG GAGACCAGACATCACCGAAGGATTGAAGAGATTGCAGTGTCGATCCCTGATCTTTGTGGGGGAGAATTCTCCATTCAATTCCGAGTCCCTTCACATGACTTCAAAACTAGACAGAAGATTTAGTGCATTGGTAGAG GTTCAAGGATGTGGATCGATTGTAACGGAGGAGCAACCAGACGCCATGTTGATACCTCTGGAATATTTCCTCATGGGGTACGGGTTCTACAGGCCCTCTCAGATGAACGTAAGCCCACGAAGCCCATTAAGCCCAACGTCCATCTCCCCCGAGCTTTATACACCAGAAAGCATGGGCTTAAAGCTAAAACCTATTAAAACTCGACTTTCGCAAGTCTGA
- the LOC122597261 gene encoding far upstream element-binding protein 1-like, producing MAEEPQYSSGDFTTAKRKYDDSTTTPPLRRPTGFSAPILSPDSAPPPVAVHDEIELAKQKAQLIAARLFNSAEAKRPKFENSAGGGYDSSDNKGFSSVPNDYGQKPYSSTPVSSGYGYGSTSKKIDIPNGRVGVIIGKGGETIKNLQLQSGAKIQVTRDMDADPHSQTRGVELTGSLEAIAEAEKLIKDVLAEAESGGSGIVSRRLPGQQGGAEQFAMQVPNNKVGLIIGKGGETIKNMQANTGARIQVIPLHLPPGDTSTERTVQIDGSSDQIEAAKQLVNEVISENRMRNPAGGGGYSQQGYQARPQTNWAAPGQQMQQQGYGYMQPGAYPGQPTQYTQPPYGGYPRQQTAGGYGTGWDQSASGAAPAQQTTQGGGGYDYYNQQQAPQTQPPGGSSTPTDASTYGYGQQAQAYGQDGYGGYGAPQSGYGQPQAGYDQQGYANPTSGYNAASETAEGKTASYGAQGENATQAPPSASAPQSGYAQPAQTGYATQPPSGYGGYGPPQTNPPVTPTYGQQPQQSPQGSYAQPAPYPGGYAQSDASGQRPPPPAYGSGGYAQPPYVQQPQAYGAAYASGYTQQPPAYSGDAAAPAAQPTQPSGGAVAKASPQS from the exons ATGGCTGAGGAACCCCAATATTCATCCGGCGATTTCACCACCGCCAAACGCAAATACGACGACTCAACCACCACCCCACCACTACGTCGCCCCACCGGATTCTCAGCTCCGATCCTCTCCCCTGATTCCGCCCCACCACCTGTTGCTGTTCATGATGAGATCGAACTCGCTAAACAAAAAGCGCAACTAATCGCTGCTCGTTTGTTTAACTCAGCTGAGGCTAAACGTCCTAAATTTGAAAACTCCGCCGGTGGTGGATATGATTCTAGTGATAATAAGGGTTTCAGCTCTGTTCCTAATG acTATGGACAAAAGCCTTATTCGTCTACCCCTGTATCTTCCGGCTATGGTTATGGAAGTACAAGTAAGAAGATCGATATACCAAATGGAAGAGTAGGTGTCATTATTGGTAAAGGTGGAGAGACCATTAAAAATCTTCAGTTGCAATCTGGAGCAAAGATACAGGTTACCAGAGATATGGATGCTGATCCTCATTCACAAACCAGGGGAGTTGAGCTAACGGGTTCTCTAGAAGCTATAGCCGAAGCTGAGAAGCTTATAAAAGACGTGCTTGCTGAG GCTGAGTCGGGAGGTTCTGGAATAGTTTCCCGAAGGCTGCCTGGTCAGCAAGGTGGAGCCGAACAATTTGCGATGCAAGTTCCGAACAACAAG GTTGGTCTTATTATTGGCAAAGGCGGTGAGACCATAAAGAATATGCAAGCCAATACAGGAGCTCGTATTCAG GTGATACCTCTACACCTACCCCCAGGCGATACATCTACTGAAAGGACCGTACAGATAGATGGGTCCAGTGATCAGATTGAGGCTGCAAAACAGTTGGTTAATGAAGTTATTAGTGAG AATCGTATGAGAAACCCTGCCGGTGGTGGTGGATATTCACAGCAAGGATACCAAGCTCGTCCCCAGACAAATTGGGCAGCACCTGGTCAACAAATGCAGCAACAGGGTTACGGCTATATGCAACCTGGGGCCTACCCTGGTCAACCCACTCAATATACCCAACCACCATATGGGGGTTATCCTCGTCAACAAACTGCAGGTGGATATGGAACTGGATGGGACCAGTCGGCTTCTGGAGCTGCACCAGCTCAGCAAACTACCCAGGGAGGTGGCGGTTATGACTATTACAACCAGCAACAGGCTCCACAAACTCAACCACCTGGTGGCTCATCGACCCCTACAGATGCATCTACCTATGGTTATGGTCAGCAGGCTCAAGCTTATGGGCAAGATGGCTATGGAGGATATGGAGCTCCTCAATCTGGTTATGGTCAGCCACAGGCAGGATATGATCAACAGGGCTATGCTAATCCAACATCTGGATACAATGCTGCTAGCGAAACTGCTGAAGGAAAAACTGCTTCATATGGAGCTCAGGGTGAGAATGCTACTCAAGCCCCGCCGTCTGCCTCCGCACCTCAATCTGGGTACGCTCAGCCTGCTCAGACAGGCTATGCCACCCAGCCTCCTTCAGGATATGGTGGTTATGGGCCTCCTCAAACCAATCCTCCGGTTACACCAACCTACGGGCAGCAACCTCAGCAGTCTCCACAAGGTAGCTATGCACAGCCTGCTCCTTATCCGGGTGGTTATGCCCAGTCAGATGCTAGTGGTCAACGCCCTCCGCCTCCTGCTTATGGCAGTGGTGGATATGCCCAACCGCCATATGTACAGCAGCCACAGGCATATGGAGCCGCATATGCCAGTGGTTATACCCAGCAACCACCTGCATACTCTGGCGATGCTGCTGCTCCAGCAGCTCAACCAACTCAGCCTAGTGGTGGTGCAGTTGCTAAAGCTTCACCTCAAAGTTGA
- the LOC122585751 gene encoding polyubiquitin-B-like, whose protein sequence is MAKTFYGKRAPSVRKPEVDDDTNVNVVDDHSKTVVVASDNLTNEVNDDNYKIFVESFTGKTISLKVKRSDTVGNVKVKIQRKEDIPIDQQALIFDKEILEDINTLANFPIKKKSRLTLLRKSSSLIQIHVTTPKGQTYSLEVRPSDTIHNVKAKVPGFPPEDQELIFNKMVLEDSGTIADYNIETDSALTLMLKSNGWMEIFIKTLTGTTISSFFKPTSTIHDVKSDIQVQVGVPRAEQALIFNEMVLEDSGTLVDFQIKKKSTLTLMRKSRGLMQIFVKTTYGNKITLEVKLSDTIRIVKAKIRDKGRVPTIGQKLMFKKMCLEDSSTLADYRIHKDSTLHLKFV, encoded by the exons atgGCGAAAACATTCTATGGGAAACGAGCCCCTTCAGTACGTAAACCCGAAGTAGATGACGATACTAACGTCAACGTCGTCGATGATCATTCCAAGACCGTCGTCGTCGCCAGTGACAATCTTACCAATGAAGTCAACGACGATAATTACA AGATATTTGTCGAATCGTTCACCGGAAAGACCATCTCTTTGAAAGTTAAACGCTCAGATACCGTTGGCAATGTGAAAGTCAAGATCCAACGTAAGGAAGATATTCCCATTGACCAGCAGGCACTGATCTTTGACAAAGAGATTCTTGAGGACATCAATACTCTTGCGAACTTCCCCATCAAGAAGAAATCCAGATTGACACTATTGCGTAAATCAAGTAGCTTGATCCAGATACATGTCACGACTCCCAAAGGACAGACCTACTCTCTGGAAGTCAGACCCTCAGATACCATCCACAACGTGAAAGCCAAGGTTCCTGGTTTCCCCCCTGAGGACCAGGAACTGATATTCAACAAAATGGTCCTCGAGGATAGTGGTACCATTGCCGACTACAACATCGAAACAGACTCCGCCCTTACACTTATGCTTAAATCAAATGGATGGATGGAAATATTCATCAAAACGCTCACTGGAACGACCATCTCTTCGTTCTTCAAACCCACAAGCACCATTCATGACGTGAAATCAGATATCCAGGTTCAGGTAGGTGTTCCCCGTGCTGAGCAGGCACTGATCTTTAATGAAATGGTTCTCGAAGACAGTGGTACCCTTGTCGATTTCCAAATCAAGAAGAAATCCACCCTTACACTTATGCGTAAATCAAGGGGATTGATGCAGATATTTGTCAAGACCACATACGGAAACAAGATTACCCTGGAAGTCAAACTCTCAGACACCATCAGAATTGTGAAAGCCAAGATCCGGGATAAGGGAAGAGTTCCCACAATTGGGCAGAAACTGATGTTCAAGAAAATGTGCCTTGAGGACAGTTCTACTCTTGCTGATTACCGCATCCACAAGGATTCCACTCTACATCTTAAGTTTGTTTGA